In Pseudonocardia cypriaca, a single genomic region encodes these proteins:
- a CDS encoding flavin-dependent oxidoreductase produces the protein MKVLIVGAGIAGLATALFLHDSGIECEVYERSPEIRELGVGINALPLAVGPLAGLGLLDALDEVAVRTKELFYCHRLGQVIMHRQCGIDAGFDVPQLSVHRGRLQGVLLRAVQERLGPGAVHTGHRFAGFEQDGDGVRVRFTAPDGEPLGERSGDVLIGADGIHSTVRATFFPEEGPPRWNGVLMWRGATDWPPFLTGRSMIVAGGNAAKLVLYPIGRGGSPETVLTNWAICIRTGEPGDPPRRREDWSRTGDRAELAPHVERFHTPHLDLPGLVAATPEFYEYPMCDRDPLPRWSHGRVTLLGDAAHPMYPMGSNGAGQAVLDAVALTRHLTSGADPETALTAYQDERLPATSEIVLRNRIGGPEMVIDEVERRAPDGFDRLDDVIDPAELESIVKSYAAASVAAPRS, from the coding sequence GTGAAGGTGCTGATCGTCGGGGCCGGCATCGCCGGGCTCGCCACTGCCCTGTTCCTGCACGATTCCGGGATCGAGTGCGAGGTCTACGAGCGCAGCCCCGAGATCAGGGAACTGGGGGTCGGGATCAACGCCCTGCCGCTGGCCGTCGGGCCGCTGGCCGGGCTGGGCCTGCTCGACGCGCTCGACGAGGTGGCGGTGCGCACGAAGGAGCTGTTCTACTGCCACCGCCTCGGCCAGGTGATCATGCACCGGCAGTGCGGCATCGACGCCGGCTTCGACGTCCCGCAGCTGTCGGTGCACCGCGGCCGGCTGCAAGGGGTGCTGCTGCGCGCCGTCCAGGAGCGCCTCGGCCCCGGCGCCGTGCACACCGGACACCGGTTCGCCGGGTTCGAACAGGACGGCGACGGCGTCCGCGTCAGGTTCACCGCCCCGGACGGGGAGCCGCTCGGTGAGCGCTCGGGCGACGTGCTGATCGGCGCGGACGGCATCCACTCCACGGTGCGCGCCACGTTCTTCCCCGAGGAGGGCCCGCCGCGCTGGAACGGCGTGCTGATGTGGCGCGGCGCCACCGACTGGCCGCCGTTCCTCACCGGCCGTTCGATGATCGTGGCCGGCGGCAACGCGGCCAAGCTCGTCCTGTACCCGATCGGCCGGGGCGGCTCGCCCGAGACCGTGCTCACCAACTGGGCGATCTGCATCCGCACGGGCGAGCCGGGCGACCCGCCGCGCCGCAGGGAGGACTGGTCCCGCACGGGCGACCGGGCCGAGCTCGCCCCGCACGTCGAGCGCTTCCACACCCCGCACCTCGACCTGCCCGGCCTGGTGGCGGCCACACCGGAGTTCTACGAGTACCCGATGTGCGACCGCGACCCCCTGCCTCGGTGGAGCCACGGCCGCGTCACCCTCCTCGGCGACGCCGCCCACCCCATGTACCCGATGGGGTCGAACGGCGCGGGCCAGGCCGTGCTCGACGCCGTCGCGCTCACCCGCCACCTGACCTCCGGCGCCGACCCGGAGACCGCGCTCACCGCGTACCAGGACGAACGGCTGCCGGCCACGAGCGAGATCGTGCTGCGCAACCGGATCGGCGGACCGGAGATGGTGATCGACGAGGTGGAGCGCCGCGCGCCCGACGGCTTTGACCGCCTCGACGACGTGATCGACCCGGCCGAGCTCGAGTCGATCGTGAAGAGCTACGCCGCCGCGTCCGTGGCCGCACCGCGGTCCTGA
- a CDS encoding DoxX family protein, translating into MTVETSPGVRGIRDVVLLLARIGLGVIMIAHAKLEWDFAGGSLAGVGQLFAQSGIPLPEISGPVNVLFEFVGGVAMIVGLAVPIVGVLMALNMVGAWVLVHTSPLFSMDHNGPELAIMIGLLSLVLAVVGSGRFGLDHLIIARRRARVTAGR; encoded by the coding sequence ATGACCGTCGAAACCTCCCCGGGCGTTCGGGGCATCCGGGACGTCGTTCTGCTCCTCGCCCGCATCGGCCTCGGAGTGATCATGATCGCGCACGCGAAGCTCGAATGGGACTTCGCCGGCGGGAGCCTGGCCGGGGTCGGGCAGCTGTTCGCGCAGTCCGGCATACCCCTACCGGAGATCTCGGGGCCGGTCAACGTCCTCTTCGAGTTCGTCGGTGGCGTCGCGATGATCGTCGGCCTCGCGGTGCCGATCGTCGGTGTCCTGATGGCGCTGAACATGGTGGGTGCATGGGTACTCGTGCACACCAGCCCGCTGTTCTCCATGGATCACAACGGGCCAGAGCTGGCCATCATGATCGGTCTGCTCAGCCTCGTGCTCGCCGTGGTCGGCTCCGGCCGGTTCGGGCTCGACCACCTGATCATCGCCCGCCGGAGGGCCAGGGTCACGGCCGGCCGGTAG
- a CDS encoding endonuclease/exonuclease/phosphatase family protein, with amino-acid sequence MTALQLAGLDVAFPEHARHCLGGPVDLVPEDLFAVHQKFALHPRPQRARGVTPGLPSASVDMPQGGAMDIKVGTFNVLNLARPGETFYPDDRPYSLAEFDRKADWIAEQLRRMDADVVGFQEVFHVEALQEVCKRSGLYAAGTVVAPGADGASGPLLGLATRLPVTEAATTIDTFPAGVDVAAEGVALPVGNFSRPVLRARLRLDETREVTVFVVHLKSKRPILADGADDHDPREEALGKARSLIRRASEAAALRFLVLDEIVGNTRAAVVLGDLNDGARAVTTDIVMGDEPSRFWPRPNQKPAYWDRVLYSAHEINSRLAGRDVSYTHIFNGRYENLDHILVSQEFYDRNPQRIGEVANVRYFNDHLFDSRLSDDDRDRIASDHAQLVAELRLRPAPTG; translated from the coding sequence GTGACCGCGCTCCAGCTCGCCGGCCTCGACGTCGCGTTCCCCGAGCACGCCCGCCACTGCCTCGGCGGGCCGGTCGATCTTGTCCCCGAGGACCTGTTCGCAGTTCACCAGAAGTTCGCACTCCACCCACGGCCGCAGCGAGCGCGGGGCGTAACGCCGGGCCTACCGTCGGCGAGCGTCGACATGCCCCAGGGAGGCGCGATGGACATCAAGGTGGGCACGTTCAACGTCCTGAACCTCGCACGGCCCGGCGAGACCTTCTACCCGGACGACCGGCCCTACTCGTTGGCCGAGTTCGACCGGAAGGCCGACTGGATCGCGGAGCAGCTGCGCCGGATGGATGCCGACGTCGTCGGCTTCCAGGAGGTGTTCCACGTGGAGGCGCTGCAGGAGGTGTGCAAGCGATCGGGCCTCTACGCCGCCGGAACCGTCGTGGCACCGGGAGCGGACGGGGCGAGCGGGCCGCTGCTCGGGCTGGCCACCCGGCTTCCCGTGACGGAGGCGGCAACCACCATCGACACGTTCCCGGCAGGCGTCGACGTCGCAGCCGAGGGTGTCGCGCTGCCGGTGGGCAACTTCAGCCGGCCGGTGCTGCGGGCCCGGCTGCGCCTCGACGAGACGCGCGAGGTCACGGTGTTCGTCGTGCACCTGAAGTCCAAGCGCCCGATCCTGGCCGACGGCGCCGACGACCACGACCCGCGCGAGGAGGCGCTCGGAAAGGCGAGGTCGCTCATCCGGCGGGCGTCCGAGGCGGCGGCGCTGCGGTTCCTCGTGCTCGACGAGATCGTCGGCAACACGCGGGCCGCGGTGGTGCTCGGGGACCTCAACGACGGCGCCCGCGCCGTCACCACCGACATCGTGATGGGCGACGAGCCGTCCCGGTTCTGGCCGCGGCCCAATCAGAAGCCCGCCTACTGGGACCGGGTGCTGTACTCGGCGCACGAGATCAACTCGCGGCTGGCCGGCCGGGACGTCAGCTACACCCACATCTTCAACGGCCGCTACGAGAACCTCGACCACATCTTGGTCAGCCAGGAGTTCTACGACCGCAACCCGCAGCGGATCGGCGAGGTCGCGAACGTGCGTTACTTCAACGACCACCTCTTCGACAGCCGCCTGAGCGACGACGACCGCGACCGGATCGCGTCCGACCACGCCCAGCTCGTCGCCGAGCTCCGGCTGCGCCCGGCCCCGACCGGTTGA
- a CDS encoding DUF7455 domain-containing protein, producing MNTATPAGNRDPAVPAPLARPERCDRCGAGALVRVTLATGGELHFCGHHARMHAARLLEIGAGLRSAL from the coding sequence ATGAACACCGCGACACCCGCGGGCAACCGCGACCCCGCCGTGCCCGCGCCGCTCGCCCGGCCGGAACGCTGTGACCGGTGCGGTGCAGGGGCTCTGGTCAGGGTCACGCTGGCCACCGGGGGCGAGCTCCACTTCTGCGGTCACCACGCCCGCATGCACGCCGCCCGGCTCCTCGAGATCGGCGCAGGCCTGCGCTCCGCCCTCTGA
- a CDS encoding enoyl-CoA hydratase-related protein, giving the protein MTVRVEQRDAVRLLTLDRPAKRNAFDATMSAALDAALNEFEDDDGALVAVLTGGPDFFSAGTDIRAWAGEPTERGGPYGIAGRRMRKPVIAAVEGVAAGGGFEVALSATMIVASRSATFSFPEVGLGLIAECGGLFRGPRALPLNVARELLLTGDPLPATRAYELGLVNRLTESGGAVAEALVMAERIASRAPIAVRETLRAIEAAYDTGDEQGWAETGVARDRARASADSVEGVAAFLEKRAARWTGT; this is encoded by the coding sequence GTGACGGTGCGGGTGGAGCAACGGGACGCGGTCCGCCTCCTCACCCTCGACCGGCCGGCGAAGCGCAACGCGTTCGACGCCACCATGTCCGCGGCCCTCGACGCCGCGCTCAACGAGTTCGAGGACGACGACGGCGCCCTGGTCGCCGTCCTCACCGGCGGGCCGGACTTCTTCTCGGCGGGTACGGACATCAGGGCGTGGGCCGGCGAGCCGACCGAGCGGGGCGGGCCGTACGGGATCGCGGGGCGCCGGATGCGCAAGCCCGTCATCGCCGCGGTCGAGGGCGTCGCCGCGGGCGGCGGGTTCGAGGTCGCGCTCTCCGCCACCATGATCGTGGCGTCGCGCTCGGCGACGTTCTCCTTCCCCGAGGTCGGGCTCGGCCTGATAGCCGAGTGCGGCGGCCTGTTCCGCGGGCCGCGCGCCCTGCCCCTCAACGTAGCGCGGGAGCTGCTCCTCACCGGCGACCCGCTGCCCGCCACACGCGCGTACGAGCTGGGCCTGGTCAACCGGCTGACGGAGTCCGGCGGCGCCGTGGCCGAAGCCCTCGTCATGGCGGAGCGGATCGCGTCCCGTGCGCCGATCGCCGTGCGGGAGACGCTGCGCGCGATCGAGGCGGCCTACGACACCGGCGACGAGCAGGGCTGGGCCGAGACCGGCGTCGCCCGCGACCGCGCCCGCGCCTCCGCCGACTCCGTCGAGGGCGTGGCCGCGTTCCTGGAGAAGCGCGCCGCCCGCTGGACGGGAACCTGA